A stretch of DNA from Tigriopus californicus strain San Diego chromosome 8, Tcal_SD_v2.1, whole genome shotgun sequence:
CAAACTGGGCATCAGACAAAGTGTTTTTAAGATAGGACTCAAGCTCACCCTTGTCCTTGATGAGCTCCTTGGGACAAGTGACAAACAATATCTTGTAAAAGGAGAGGGATGTTTATGACTGCATGTAGGGATTAGTGGGGTGGCAAATTTCttgagagatttttttttaacttttacaCCAAAGCCTCTGTTAGTGGCGGTTTGCTTTGGTTTGGAAAGTAGCCAGAGAGTGGTGTGCCACTTGACTCGATTTCCGAGGagttttttggcttgaaaatgtcataaagacatttttcaaagatttttgatcaaaaatggcgAACAATGCTagataaagtgcaaaaaaggtgACAGACATCAAATAAGCATAAATctgaaaaatgatcaattatgcaaaaaaatatttgcatcttttgcacATTCCTAGAAATAAtcctaaaacattttttgggacAAGTTCAAATATGCCTTTGAAGGCACAGAGCATCGAATGCCTTGATTGCACGGCCTCTGAATGATCTCTATATAGTctcttccaaaacaaaaactcatTCCTCCTTGGTTCCTTGTGAAACGCCTTTGCATTTGctcaactttttgcaaacctgctggaGACACATTTATGACTGGACAATCAAAGGACACTTCGGGGGTTTCATTAAATAGACAGGGAATTgactttcaagaaaatataaCGTTTTTTTTATACTAAGAAACAAGTTGTGAATGTGCACATCATTCATTCCTTGTCCCAAGCCGGTTTCCATTGCCTCACGATCTCAGGAGAATGTAATCCAACAATGCATTATCCATTGATTAAGATTGAAGCTACTGCACCTCTTTTGGTTCAGGTTCGGTTGTGGGAGTAACAATGACAGACAATTGGTAACGTGATCTACTCATgaccatgaatgaatgaaagtagTAGCGCAAGAAACTAATTCATTGTTTTAGTTGGTTCTCATTCTTTCTCTTGTTGTAGGTCCTCTTCCGGATTGGCGGCATCTTCAACGTGTCTAGAGgcatcttcatcttcttggtcttcattTGTAAGCGCTCAATTTTGGTCTCGTTGGAAAATCGCTATCCTAAACTGCTGACCGCTTTCAAatggtgttgttgctgttgttgtttccGACCCCAGAACGGACCGAGCAGCAACAATTCGGTCACGTTAATGGCTCGCACCATGATACCCTTGCAAGATAACACTGAATGCCTCACTTCCACGGGCCGACCTCGAACTTTGGGCAGCTTCGCCACGCCCAATGATTATGACGATGAGAGTAGTTTGCCGTTGGCCACGCCCACCTTTCACGACGAGGCACCTTCTTCGTTCTCCTCCTCGACTTCATCCGATCTGCGATTAGCACTGGAAATCGAGTCGCCCGGTACCAACATACAACGCCACTCCTCGAAGGGACCAAAACCATTAGCGAGTATTAAAAGGTATTCgtttttccattccaaaaccTCCGATaagaagaggaacaacaacaacaaccggAAGAGTGTCCACATCGTGGACAATCATCCCAAGCGGAGGTATTCCACgaccaaaaatctcaaagGGAGCAGTTTTAAGGCCTCCAGTTTGCTCTTGGAAGCATGAAAAAGATCTCTCTTATGAACCAACTGATTGTGTTATTGTCAACGATACCTTGGACGCTCTCTCTTGTCTCTCGATTGACACTCAAATTGAGAACAAAACTATGGACACAGGTATATTTTAAATAGAACTATTTATGTACTTCTTCTTCTAATAAATTTGACACTTGGCCAGGCACTTTGCGAAAATTCATGTATTTGCTTCCCTAAACAAAACAACCATTAGTTCAACCTGAGTATATAAAAAATATCTAACAAGAGGCAACATGTGAATGTAACAAATAAGATAACAATTGTCAATACAAAACAACACCACACATTGAATGGACGGAGCGGAGCGTTGGGGTTTCGCTTTTGGGTGGGCGGCGAAcaacagtttataaaaaatcCGGTACATTCTTTTAAGCGGGCCATAGGGGCTTTTCTATGGGAACTTGTGCGAGTCATATTCAAGTAATCGCCCAAGTATGAAACGCGAATAACCATATGAGAAGCCTTTGGGGGTGCACTTGCATAAATTATGCACGTAACGTTTCTTTGAATGCACATTTAGGTGGGAGGAATGCATAATTGAGTGGGGAAtggttttgcaaaaagaaacaCAGGGGAGATTCATGAATCACATCTTGGGATTACCCAATTCATCCAAGAGGTGATCCGAGGTATTTGTGAGGACCTCTGGCCCTAAACCCACTTTTGTGTAGATGGCATACTTCAAAGCATCGGGATTTGTGCCCATGTCCATTGAAGATTCCAAGGACTGATGAGTCAAAGAAACCAGTTTCAGCCAAGCAAAACATGTGAAATGTAGGGATCGCAACTCACCTGAAACTTTCCCTCGCCAGAGGATATCTCCACGTCGAAGTCGCGACCACGGAAGGGATCTCCTTTAAAGGTCGTGTCAGAGGTCGGAAAGTAATGACGGACCAAATGAACCAAAAGGGGAACATGCTCCTTTAGAAGGAACAAACATGCATTCGGTCCTGCATCGAATGTGTATCCAACCTGAAATGGCATAACGAGGTCGTTACTCCACGGCCAAAGTACGGATGTGGgtgaatatttgaattttttttttcgtgaaaGTCGGTGGTTAGGTGGTATAACTAGGAATGGCTTCTGGGAAGGCTTTAAGTTGGCTTCGGCTTCTATTTTCAGCACAAACAACACTTAATAGGTCAGTTAACCAGCTCCAATGAACTGCCCACAGTAGAACGTAGACGTTGATCAATAATTCATTGGGAAATGGCAACAATCGCCTTTGTCTTACTTCAGGCTGCCCTCCAAAAGGAGACGTATAGGcgatttcttggaaaaaagagCGTGCCGAGCCAGTCTTCATTGACAGGGATAATCCCGTACTTACGATTGGTGTGCCAAAATGCTCGTTGATCTTGTGAACGAGGTCCGACACTTGGTGTGAGGTGGAACTCATATAAACACAAGGTGGGGTGGTATCTAGACAAGTGGCGTGCATCTCATTGGAATCTTTCATGGCTAAGGCCGCAAAGGTGGCGAAATCGCGATCTTGAACGGCCTTTTCCATGGCTTCAATGCGTTTGGGTACGGTGTTTTCGGCTCGAAACTTCAGCAATTCACTGGTTCCCACACTTCGCTTCATACCGATCGAGCTGGGCACCTTCTTCTGTCCATCATTGGCCTGAAAGCAAGATTAAAGGCCACACCGTCGTATTATGTGAAGTTCTAAATGGCAACATGAACACCTCTCCTTACCACTAGAATAATGATCCGCATATCCGGCCAATGCTCCGGCCCCACCACTTGGTGCGCCAATGAGTCATGTCCTTGGGCATCTGAGCCCATTCGCCATCGGACAAAGCCTCCCAGGACACTCCGACACGCCGATCCGGATCCTTGCCGTGCTAATTCACTTAGGTCTCCCTTGACCCCGTACAATTGGCAGAGAGCGTACACTGCAAGTACAATTGGCAATTAATTACCTGTGATGTGAGGTTGCCTCAACTCAACGACGAGTCTCTCTTGGCAGACAATCATTACCCAAACAGGCATAACCCGCAGCGGATGAGGCCAGGCCCGCAGCCGTGGGGAAGTTATTGGCCGAGCAGATGCGGATGTGCCAATCGAGTCTCGTTTGCGGGGTTTGTCCGGATTCACGGGCTCGTCTCTTCACTTCCCGCAAACAGTTGACGAGTCTCGGATTAGCCATGGCCTCCTCCTGCCCATTGAGCCAGATCCGGTCCTCGGTGAAATTCGGTGATATCGACACAGTGGTTTTGGCGTGCATCTGTCAGGTGGATAACAGATGGTTCAGATTTTTTAAAACTAATTTGAGAGGCTGAGTTTACATGTGGATGAACTCGGTTTGAAAGAGATCCATGGCTGATGTGGAAGATCACATTccaatttggatttgttttcACGAGAACAGCAAATAACATAGGCCACATGACGGTTCAGATCAAGATCGTGTTTTGACGCCCATCCATATTGATGAATTCGAGCTCGCTTCATATTGGCCGATGGAGCCCTCTGTGGGCAACCCTGGTGGACCACCCAGGCTTGACCGAACTCTGGCTCTCCCTAGCGAGATGAGACGACAACTGTTCAAATCGCCAAACATCATTGAGGCCATGATGGGCAACTTGTACGCCTGGCCCTCGTGTCGCCCTCGGGCTTCATTTTAAGCGTTCGCTATCACTGGAATCGAGTGTCATCCGGTCATTTGGGCCTACCTACTCGTACCTGGAGAGGCCATGAAGAATGATTTGATACATCAATGAACACTAGGTCGGCACTGGCTCGACCGCCGGGACCCCAAGTCCAATCCCCAATCCCCCCCATCTTTTCAACCTCTTTCTATGGAAACCCCCCTGGACGACAGATCCCATGTCCTTGGTGTCCTTGTTGTCCACGGTGTCCATGGGATGAATTGATGTGGCTTACCTGCTCACTGGCGAGAGTGGCACTCAAGGAATCATTGATGGGCAGAATGAGCTCCTCATCGCGTTTGCCCCCTGAAACACAACAACACGAAAGCTTTATCAACACCCATAGACTCCCGCCACGCCCACCCATGGCAGGCCAAATCGACTAAGCCCAACCAACGGCTATTCGCtattcttcattttcctcaCAATATTTGATGACGGCGATGTTCACGGGCGCCGTACACGTGACCAGATCCATTGGCTCTGATAGGTCCGATCCAGGGATTCCCCACCCGTCAACCCGCCAACCACGAATTCACGAAACCAAGAAACCACGAAGAAATCACCAGGGGCGGCCCAAGGAAAGGGCCAAACACAAGAATGAGGAACCGTAGGCGGACTCACTTGGACTCGGCCACGCCTTCAAGCTTTTCAAAGTTCTTCAAGGGGATCAAGAGGgactgtgtgtgtgtgtcttgcACCCTCTCTCAACGACAGGTAAAGCAGCCAGAGGCATGAACAAACGGAGACACTGACCAACAGAAAGTTctcttctagaaatatggacggcgaacgagcttccgtcaaatcggcctgcaGCCTCTTGCAGCTTGGccatagccactctgagccactttgagccacttttccaattaaagtaacaaaataagaaacggtaggtcatttttatataaTTTAGATCGctccaaagttatgtagtcaAAAgattatgtagctgaccaagagcaggccgaaaataactttgaccatgtctcctgagttccctaagcataggtttgggctcaaatttggccaagttaaactattcaaccagatcttgtagTCGTGCGAAGCGcttatttggaacaagatgaacGAATTAGGAGAAACGACATTTGGGCCTCTGTTCGCAGTCCACGTCTCTAGAAATCCGTGAATGAGCCAATGACTTCAACcatc
This window harbors:
- the LOC131885794 gene encoding diphosphomevalonate decarboxylase-like isoform X1, yielding MDLVTCTAPVNIAVIKYWGKRDEELILPINDSLSATLASEQMHAKTTVSISPNFTEDRIWLNGQEEAMANPRLVNCLREVKRRARESGQTPQTRLDWHIRICSANNFPTAAGLASSAAGYACLVYALCQLYGVKGDLSELARQGSGSACRSVLGGFVRWRMGSDAQGHDSLAHQVVGPEHWPDMRIIILVANDGQKKVPSSIGMKRSVGTSELLKFRAENTVPKRIEAMEKAVQDRDFATFAALAMKDSNEMHATCLDTTPPCVYMSSTSHQVSDLVHKINEHFGTPIVGYTFDAGPNACLFLLKEHVPLLVHLVRHYFPTSDTTFKGDPFRGRDFDVEISSGEGKFQSLESSMDMGTNPDALKYAIYTKVGLGPEVLTNTSDHLLDELGNPKM
- the LOC131885794 gene encoding diphosphomevalonate decarboxylase-like isoform X2, which encodes MWPMLFAVLVKTNPNWNVIFHISHGSLSNRVHPHMHAKTTVSISPNFTEDRIWLNGQEEAMANPRLVNCLREVKRRARESGQTPQTRLDWHIRICSANNFPTAAGLASSAAGYACLVYALCQLYGVKGDLSELARQGSGSACRSVLGGFVRWRMGSDAQGHDSLAHQVVGPEHWPDMRIIILVANDGQKKVPSSIGMKRSVGTSELLKFRAENTVPKRIEAMEKAVQDRDFATFAALAMKDSNEMHATCLDTTPPCVYMSSTSHQVSDLVHKINEHFGTPIVGYTFDAGPNACLFLLKEHVPLLVHLVRHYFPTSDTTFKGDPFRGRDFDVEISSGEGKFQSLESSMDMGTNPDALKYAIYTKVGLGPEVLTNTSDHLLDELGNPKM